The stretch of DNA AGGAAGGGCTTTGTTATTCCCCACAGCGGAGATTCTGCAGGCCAACGACAGTCTGACGCACGTCATCAACCTGTACAAGCAGCAGGTGAAGGGGGAGATCGTGAACGGCAACAGACCCAAGCAGTCAGGTGGGCGTCCCCGCACGCGCTCGCGCACGGAAGCGGGCGTTTGTAATGACCAGGCCTGGCTCTGTCCCACACAGAGGGAGGGACGGCGCTGCTGGACCTGTCTGGGTTGGACACGTCGCCGCAGTCGTCACCCTCGTTCCCAGAGTTTCCCACCCCCACAGACAGCCTGGCTGCCCCCTCCCAAGAGGTCGGAATCAGCCTCCTTGACGACGAGCTGATGTCGCTGGGTAACGAGCGCGTCTGTGCCTGTCGGCGTGAGGCTTTTAGGGGAGTCGGGGGCGTGGAAGCGTTTTAACGGTTCTGTCTGGTCATCCCTCAGGATTAAGTGAAGGAACACACACCTCCAACCCCCCCTCACAGCCTGAGGACTCCACAGCCTGGGACTCCTTCCAGGTGAGTGGCGGGAGGATCCAATAGCAAAGAAGAATCAAATCCACCAATCAGACAGCGTGGTTCCTAAAACTCTGCTCtgctttcctcacacacacacacacacactcacacactcacacactgtttCTGCTCCAGTCCTCTGACAGCATAGACGCAGACATCCCAGCGGCACCCAGCCTCCTCCTGagccctgacccccccaccctctctcagCCCACTCTGTCTGGCTCCACGTCGGGGAGCTCGGCCCTTGATGAACTGGACCTGCTTGGGAAAAGTCTGCTGCAGCAGTCTCTGCCCCCAGAGGGCCTGCAGGTCAAATGGTATTTATTATTCTGCCCTCATCCCAGTCAGAAGCTGTCATGGGAGAGTTCTGCTGCACATGGATCCACGTAGATTTGGCTCGGtcggggggggcagctggtttaTTCCTGTTAGAATCCTGTCAAATCTGCAGTCCCGATTGTTGTGGTCGGACCTGTGTGAGGAGCGATTATCCGCGTGTGTTTGAAGAGCTGAGCTTGTGAAACGCGTGTGACGCCAGAACACGGCGAATGTTGACTCATCTGGTTTTAGGGACAAGCAGCAGATCAAACCCACTCTGAGAGACCTCCAGAGCAAATCCGGCTCCGGCCTCACGCCAGCCCCCATCCCAGCCTTCTCCGCCGAGCCCGTCCACAGCCCTCAGCCATGTACCGGGGCAACCCTCCTGGATATGTCTCCAGCGCACATCgagactcctccccctcctcccgaaGTCACCCTGACGGATGTTTTTGTACCGCTAGAATCCATTAAGCCCAGTAAGTGAACCGAGCGGTTCTGGGCCCTGGCCCAGCTGCGGTTCCAGGCCTaaccctcctcccccccctcaggTAGTCTTTTGCCTGTGACGGTGTTTGATGGCCACAGTCTGCGGGTGCTTTTCCACTTCGCCTGCGACTCGCCTCCTTCTCGTCCCGACGTGCTGGTGGTCATCATCTCCATGCTGTCGTCCGCCCCGGTCCCCGTCACGGGCATCCACTTCCAGGTCACGGCTCCTAAGGTGAGCGTCCAGCGCCTCCACTCGCCATCAGCTCGCTCTCGGAGCCTAACTGTCCCTCCGTGTTTGTTACTGACCCGCCACAGACCATGGCGGTAAAGCTCCAGCCGCCATCAGGAACCGAGCTACCGGCCTTCaaccccatcctccctcctgctgCCGTCACACAGATCCTGCTGCTGGCCAACCCAAACAAGGTGAGCCCCGTTGGCCCCAGCAGAATACCTTAGTTCCTGTAATGTTCCGGGTTGGTGGATGTGTGGCTCtaagctcctctctctctctctctctctctctctccgtgttCTCTCAGGAGAAAGTGCAGCTGCAGTACGGCCTGACCTTCACCATGGGAGAGCAAGCGCACAGCGAGAGCGGCAGTCTAGAACAGTTTCCTCCCCCGGACTCGTGGGGGAACCTATAGCGTTTAGAGACGCCCGCAGCACGACGAACTCTCTGCGTTCAGACTCTTGGTTCCTTCCCTGAAACAACTATCCAGCTTGGCAGTCAGAAAAGGCCCAGTTTCCTGTTTTGTCACTtcaggttttttgtttgtttgtttgttttaatcaagGGTTGTTTTGTGGGATCACACTCATGCTCGGTCAGTGTAAACATACGTGCTTTGCTTTAAAATGAGCCCAGTGTGTTTAGCTCTAGTCTGCTGTGTCTTGACTTTCAAACGGAaactgcggcggcggcggcggaggaacGCACCGCGCGCGTGCGCCTCAGCTCCTGCGGTGCCGCCTTCTTCCACCTGGAGGTTGTTGGGTCCGGTCCTTTATCAGCCGTTTATTGTCCTCTCTGCATGCTCTGACAACGTGGAACGCGGGTGAAGATGGTTCAAAACCCCCGTTTTCCGTTTTCCTTTCACTATTTGATTTGCACAGAGAATGTTGTCACCGTTTGATTCCCACCATCGACGTTGTGCGTCCGCCGTACGTGCCTGTCTCGCCTCTCTATCACGCAACCGTTGAGTGTTTTGAAGAACTGGGTTTTTCCTTGTTACGCATCGTTTTTGCTGTACCGGTCTGGAAGGTGAGCGCGCCGGGGGGGCTGCTCACGTCACTACCTGAACATCTGCAACACTCATCTACAGCAAGACTGCTCTGTAAATACGAATGACGGCAGTTCTGACGTACGTCTGGTCGTGCAATGTGCAAGAACATAACACTGGAAAGAGAATCCCAACATGTAATAAAGTTTGTCTCTTTCTCCTGGTGAACTGAAGGCGTGTCCTCGTGTCGTCCCTGCACCCGCCTTGTTTTATAGACCGACCTGGCGCGATTTCACGAGGACAAAGAGAGATTTAAAATCTGTTCGTTCGGTCAGTGAATATTTCATTTGTGTCTTTAAAAAGTCGCGATGCTTTCACAGCACATTGACGGTCCCGTGCCTGGATCATGAGCTGCTCCTTTCAGGTGTTTCATGCTGTTAAAAACATTCCAGAACAGCAGCTGTATTATTTCACATTACCATTCTAATCAGAGATAATCTCACTTTTTTGGAGGATTTGTTCCTTTAAAACAAACCAACATTTTGTCCAGTTACTGTATGtacatttctgagctccagtcGAACAGCTACCATATGTAAGCTCCCATTAtagttgttttattaaaaaaagatgtaTACAACACATGAATCTATCACATTAGCCATGAATAGATTGTGGCGCCGTAGAAGCGACGATAATTCAGTCGAAGCAACCGTGACTACACACAAAGACCGTAAAGCAAGTTTCTGGGaagttgtttatttaaaaaaaggacttgAGCATTATTGCACCACCCAGTCATGAGTTACAGCCTACAGGAAATGTCGGTAAAGATTCAACCATCTGGAGCCTTAAAGAATATAATGGTGTCATTTACAGAGGGGGAGGACAAACTAAAACAGAAGTTCCAGAAACAAGACCTCTGTACCTACCTTTAATACACCTAAAGGGCAAAGCAGGTCAGTCCTCTGCAGAAGCAACAAAGGAcacaagcacaaaaacacaagttaGACACACTAAACAGTTGAACTTCAGTCTGTGAGTCTGTTCCAACTAGGAACAGGCCTGGACTACTGGGGGGGTCAAGACTAAATCTGGATTTCCTCACTTATTGTAATACTGAGTGCAGagttgtgttgtgctgtgcgttattgcatcacttcctgcctgTGGCAGGAGCGAACTGGAAGGGAGTGTGTCCCATCAGGCCCATTATGGGCTGAGGAGGGTTGAACTGCTGGGCCATCAAGGGCTGAGGACCGGGAGGGTGTGCAGGAGGCGGGGCCTggccccctccacccaccccagCTCCAGATCCGACCCTGGTGCCGCTGTACTGACAGCCGTTGCTGTTATTTTGGTACTGGCTGTATGAGCTGGACCCAGAGCCGAAGCTGCGTCCTCCCTCCCTGCGGTCcctgtaggaggaggaggaggagcgctcGCTCTCCCGGCTGCTCCCCGTGCGGCTATCGCGgccgtagctgctgctgctgccgccgtccttggtgccgccgccgccgccgccgacgGAGCGCATTCGCCTGTCGCACTCATCCTGGTACATCAGGTTAGGATTGTTGGAGCCAGAGCCGCCACGGAAGCGAGGGCGACCCcctggaggacaaagaggagggtTACATGATGAGAGCTAACATATTATATGCTGAGTCATCCTCCAaacctcctccgcctcctccgcgTCCGTTGTCggccagctgcagcagtttgggaTTGATGGCCTGCCGGGCCTCCTCCAGAACCCGGATCAGCTCGCGGGCTTGACGGACGTTGCCCGGAGTGAAGAAGGTGTAGGCGGTGCCTTTGTTGGTGCTGCGGGCCGTGCGGCCGATGCGGTGGATGTAGTCCTCGGACGAGTTGGGGTAGTCGTAATTGATAACGAACTTGACGTCCTCCACGTCTTAAAAATGCGAGGCGGGTCGAGGAAAGGGGTCGGGATCGGATCCGGAGGCGGAAAAGACAAACAGGCGTCAGGGAAAAAGCATCAACACTGGCAGAGAAACTGGCTTttgtgactttttcttttttaaatttacttaCCAACACCAATTACAGCACAGGGCTGTCAACACTCTAGTGTTGGAATGATTGTTGAGTGGCCAAATTTGTCCTCTAAACTCTAAAATAAATCTGGTCTTTTctgagacggaggaggagagaaggcaGGGGGAGAGGGTGGGTTTGAGGTACTTACCCTTCAGAGATTCTAAAGTCACCCCTGTGTCCCCTTACCCATCACCAGTCCTGGGAGGTctgcaggggcaggaggagagctCACAGGACAAAAGCAGTCCCTGCTCCCACCTCGCCACTCCTCCACGACACTCCCAAagctggaagagctgcagctaCGGCCCTAAGCTACTCTTTATTGTCTCCTCATTCTATCCTTATGAGCAGGACACGTCCCTGCAGGGCTCTGTGGAACTCTCCCCCGTCTTCTACTAGAGGCGAACGATGCCGATGTTTTGATTTGTGATCGAGCGTTCCATTCTGGCTGCACCTCTTTACCAGGGCAGCCTTAAACATGCCGCTGACAGCTGGAGACTCATTCATACATCAACCGTGACGTATGCAGCTGTCAAAACccagagggggcggggccaataCAGATCAGGGGAtaagggaggaaaaagaggggcTCCTCGGCATGTTTGAAGAAAATAACACTAAAGAAAAGACAACAGTAATGAGAGGGGAGATAAAAGAGAGAGGGCTTCctaaagaggaaggaaaagagagagagcagaggtgtGTGATGGGGAAAGCGTGTGAATGAAAGAGGACAGAACAAGGAGGAAGGAGGTTATAGAGGTGGCTCCTCCAGGCCAGGACTCCTGCCAGCCAGGACCAGACATGACGTCCGCAGAGGGAGAGGCCGGCCGCCACAGCCAGCGGGTGGGGGGTGTCAGGGGCCGGCATCGGGGGGCGGTTTGAGAGGGGAGCCGCCGCCAAAGCCGTCCACGCTCAGCTTTGGCTCACTTCCTGGAAGGCGATCTTCTTGGGCGTGCCGCAGTATCCGAGCACCACTACGGTCATCTAGCGTTAGCTACCGGGGCTTGAATTTGTCAGGATGGTTTTAGCCACGGGGAACGGAAATCGGACACGGAAGTCGTATCAGAATAAATCCGCTGATTGGTTTTTGGAGGCTCTGACTTAATTTAGGCAGCAAGTGTTTTGGTGCATCTCGCTAGTAATGCCGCGGCCAAGGGGGAGCCCGTGCTCCTCCACGCCCCTCTTCGCCCTCTTGCCCGACAGCCACCCCCGACCCTTTTAATCAATTTTGGGGACCCAGCAGCACCCGAGCTCACCCCCTCGCCCCGTCGCCCCGGCAGCCAGAGTCGTGGACAGGGGGAGAGTTTTTATTTGCGGGCTCTGCTCTGGGTTTTCAGTGGAGTTGGCTGGGTGGGAACGCTCAATCGGgccgtctctctttctctctcccaaGTCAGCTTTCGAGTTTGTCATGCCTAGGTCCTGCTGCAGGCTCCCGAGGGCCTGTGCGCTTCTAGTTGCCGGAGGAGAGActtggaaacaacaaaaacaaaataaaaagaaaacaaatgaacacAGAATTAGGTTAAAAAGGTTGACTGCCATCCTGCAAGGGGCCGCTCCACTGGCCTTGCCCCAGACATATAAAGCTAAACTCTATTCAACATTTATCTGTTGCATAATTAAAGCAAAGTCTTTGTAAAAGTTTCACTTACGGTTGATTTCAGGCAATATATCAAATTTCTAAACACTGTAAAGAAGCTAGTGACTATAGCCTGGCTTCTGTTGTTGCTAACTGTATTACTTCATCATAACCGCTCAATATTTGCATTCATGTGGTTACAGTGTAGCAGTTAAACACCCAGGACATACCCAAACCACGGGACGCCACGTCCGTAGCGATGAGGATGGGAGCTTTGCCGCTACGAAACTCTGGAAGACACACGCAGAAAAATATAGAGGCGTCTCCGTAGAAGTAAAGCAGAGCGTCTTGCCGCCGTACCTGCCAACACCCAGTCTCTCTCTGGCTGGCTCTTGTCCCCATGAATGCACATGGCGGGCCACCTAACAGGGACACCAGCAAATCCAGTAAGTGCACTGGTGCATGTTTATATTTTTTGGGGAGGTATGCCAGCAACAAAATGCCGCGCGCTCACCCGTCGCGCCTCATCCTGCGCGTGATATCGTCACATCGTTTCTTGGTCTCCACGAAGATGATGGTCTTGTTCTCTTTCTCCGCCATgatctcctccatcagctggatCAGCCTGAGGAGATGATTTCATATGCAGTCAGTGAGCTTTATGGACAGCAACAGGATTTTCATCTGCTTTAGCTTCATAACCTGCTAGAATAGAGCAACCGGAAACAAGCTAGATGTGAATAAAGACATTCAAACTCCCATTCAAACCACTGGCGCTGATGCATAGAGGCCTCAATCACACGTTTCCTGCTGTTGGGAATTCCTTTGGGAGTGGAGGACTTAAATTTCATGGCATTGTTGTTTTATACTCTGTGACGTCACTCTCGAAATAtaacataaacataaatataatataaatataaccCTTCCTCAGCCCTCTGAGAGGGTCCGTTTATGAGTTGGGGTCTGGGTGGAGACCAACTGAGGTGAGCTGAGGCTGCATTTCAGCCGTCTCCTGCTGGGATTCGGGACGTTCCAAAGCTCGTCgttgaaagggttagaaatgtcATCATTTAATAGCTATTATATAGAGAGATTTATTATATTTGTAATTAAAGCAAAGCTGATGACAGGTGTGAGTTTTACCACAAGAAATAATGATGATATTGACTAATGTTGCGACTAATCACTGACAAGCGTCtggctgcaaaaataaaagatacCTCACTGAAAATAAATCTCTTTCTTGGGTGTTTATGGTGTCAAATAACAGGTGGTCTGTTTATTTTACAAACAACATTTAAAGAGCTACTACAATTACTGTATAATTTGGTATTTTTGTCTGTGGTTCAATTTGGTtttcttggttttgtttttttaaaataaaaccagggACTTTTGTTGAAATCATGAGGTTGTTCTGCTGTGGTTGTTTCATTACTAATAACATCACGATCATGAATACAGGGATGGTCTGTGCTAATCTGATCTAATCCACTCACTTGTTGTCCTTCTCGTTCTCCAGGCAAACATCGACTATCTGAAGGATGTTGTGGTTGGCGCTTAGTTCCAGGGCTCCCACGTTGATTTGGACGTAGTCTTTCAGGAAGTCCTCTGCCAGCTGGCGAACCTCCTTGGGCCAGGTAGCGCTCCACATCAGCGTCTGTCTGTCAGGCTGGGTGACGTGCACGCcatgaggaggaaaacaaacagaaataaatacaagtttttaaaaaaaatcttccatTTTCACGAAGCGTTCAGCCTCACCCTGATTTGGTCCACAATCTTACGTATCTGAGGTTCGAAGCCCATGTCCAGCATACGGTCTGCTTCGTCCAGAACTAAGTACGTGCAGCGCCGCAGGTTGGTCTTCCCAGCCTCTAAGAAATCAATGAGACGCCCTGGCGTGGCGATGCAGATCTCCACGCCTACGTTTCAACACATAATTACACACAGTAAATCCGGTGATGGCGTCCATTTTGAAGACGTCACCAAGCACAAAGAAGGTTATTAACGTTACCCTAGTAAAACGCCTCACCTCTCTCCAGATCTCGGATTTGAGGCCCCTTTGGCGCTCCGCCATACACACAGGTGCTCTTGATCCGGGATGACTTTCCGTAGTCATACGCTACCTGCTGAACCTGTTGTGCCAATTCTCTCGTGGGGGCCAAAACCAAGCACTAAAGAGCACAAAGTAACAGCACACCGGTGTTTTGGGTGTCAGACACGGCGGTGTTACATTAAGACAGCCTACGATCACTGCTTTCTCACTTACTATGGGTCCATCTCCACGCTCCAGGTAGGGCTGGTGATTGATGTGCACAATAGCAGGCAGGAGATACTGAAGTgacaggaaggggaggaagggaaaTCATTGCTGAATGGTGATTTGTACAGTGTCATCGACCGTGATGAGGAAAACCAGACACAGGACTCACCGATAAGGTCTTCCCAGAGCCAGTTTGAGCAATGCCCACCATGTCTCTGCCGCTGAGGGCCAGAGGGAAGCCTTGTGCCTGAATGGGGGTGGGCTCCTTGAAGTTCTGTTCCAGCAGTACATCCATCACGTATTCTTCATTGAGACAAAATGATATTGTGAGCAAGCAGACTTGACAGAAAATGTTGCTGTGGAGCTTCAGAAGTGTGGATTACGGGGGAAATGCGCCTGGTGGAATTTGATGATGGGTTTGGGGCAGCCCGAGCCTCGGATGGtgatttcctttttcctgcGGTATTCCTCCAATTCAGACTGAAAGCACACAACAGCAGCTATCGATCACTGATTGGGGTGGTCCACAATAACAGTCCTAAAATTAGCTGTGCCTAATCGTTACAAGCACCTGACTCATCCTCTGCACTTCCGGGTGCTCACTATAAAAGTTCTTCTCAAATTTCGGGAGTTCGTCCAGGTCCCATCTCTTCTTGCGTAAACGGTCCCCCGGGTTTCCAAACTTCCTACCCGATGGCGGTCCTCCTCTGCTGGACCCAAACCGAGGACTCCTGTACCATGACACAGGCATCTCGTAGGTATAGGACAGGTATTCTGGGCTGTTATATtactcctgtcctccccttcttgCTACCGTTTTATCGGTAAAAGTGATGCCTCCAATGGGACCAACATCATTTGAGAGCTTAACTTACCCTCTGTCGCGGCCACGGTCTCGATCTCTGTCTCCGTAGGAGCCTCTCATTTTGAGTACACACGTCCCTGTGCACAGGAAGCCGTATATACACTTTAAACGCGGTTGGTGTATTAAACAGTTTATAAAGGGGAGGGTGACTTTGTTTTTGCTTAGCACTTTAGCACAGGCCCCACGACAGCTGCAGCTAAACACGACGCGCTTTCAGTTTTGGTCGAATCTCGAAATTTGTGTTGTTAGATTGTCAAAAAGTAAATGTCGAACCATATAAAACTTGTCGTATTTTAAGCTGGAATTGTATTTTTGTGATAAGGCAGCGAACGATGCTACGTTGTTGTTAGCATGTCCCAGGCAGCGAGCGGAAGTAGCTGCGATTGGTTGTCGCCCCgcttggccccgccccttcaccCGGAGGCGTGTACGCAGAAGAGCCGACACCCCAGAAGTTGTTGGCTTTGCTTATCATTTCTTTATTATCCTCAACATACGTGCACTATATTATTAAATACAATTCCTGCTGTGA from Takifugu flavidus isolate HTHZ2018 chromosome 18, ASM371156v2, whole genome shotgun sequence encodes:
- the LOC130514702 gene encoding ADP-ribosylation factor-binding protein GGA1-like isoform X2 produces the protein MQALLVLETCMKNCGKRFHNEVGKFRFLNELIKVVSPKYLGSRSPEPVKKKVLELIFSWTVALPDEAKISDAYQMLKKQGIIKQDPELPADHLLPPPRPKNTIFEDEEKSKMLARLLNSSHPEDLKAANKLIKEMVQEDQKRTEKVTKRVNAIQEVKESVALLTQLLQEYDGAATSQSNGELIQDLYQRCEKMRPTLFRLASDTEDNDEALAEILQANDSLTHVINLYKQQVKGEIVNGNRPKQSEGGTALLDLSGLDTSPQSSPSFPEFPTPTDSLAAPSQEVGISLLDDELMSLGLSEGTHTSNPPSQPEDSTAWDSFQSSDSIDADIPAAPSLLLSPDPPTLSQPTLSGSTSGSSALDELDLLGKSLLQQSLPPEGLQVKWDKQQIKPTLRDLQSKSGSGLTPAPIPAFSAEPVHSPQPCTGATLLDMSPAHIETPPPPPEVTLTDVFVPLESIKPSSLLPVTVFDGHSLRVLFHFACDSPPSRPDVLVVIISMLSSAPVPVTGIHFQVTAPKTMAVKLQPPSGTELPAFNPILPPAAVTQILLLANPNKEKVQLQYGLTFTMGEQAHSESGSLEQFPPPDSWGNL
- the LOC130514703 gene encoding probable ATP-dependent RNA helicase DDX17; its protein translation is MRGSYGDRDRDRGRDRGSPRFGSSRGGPPSGRKFGNPGDRLRKKRWDLDELPKFEKNFYSEHPEVQRMSQSELEEYRRKKEITIRGSGCPKPIIKFHQAHFPQYVMDVLLEQNFKEPTPIQAQGFPLALSGRDMVGIAQTGSGKTLSYLLPAIVHINHQPYLERGDGPICLVLAPTRELAQQVQQVAYDYGKSSRIKSTCVYGGAPKGPQIRDLERGVEICIATPGRLIDFLEAGKTNLRRCTYLVLDEADRMLDMGFEPQIRKIVDQIRPDRQTLMWSATWPKEVRQLAEDFLKDYVQINVGALELSANHNILQIVDVCLENEKDNKLIQLMEEIMAEKENKTIIFVETKKRCDDITRRMRRDGWPAMCIHGDKSQPERDWVLAEFRSGKAPILIATDVASRGLDVEDVKFVINYDYPNSSEDYIHRIGRTARSTNKGTAYTFFTPGNVRQARELIRVLEEARQAINPKLLQLADNGRGGGGGGGRPRFRGGSGSNNPNLMYQDECDRRMRSVGGGGGGTKDGGSSSSYGRDSRTGSSRESERSSSSSYRDRREGGRSFGSGSSSYSQYQNNSNGCQYSGTRVGSGAGVGGGGQAPPPAHPPGPQPLMAQQFNPPQPIMGLMGHTPFQFAPATGRK
- the LOC130514702 gene encoding ADP-ribosylation factor-binding protein GGA1-like isoform X1; this encodes MAAPPDAESLESRINRATNPLNRDTDWSSIHAFCDQLNSDLEGPQLATRLLAHKIQSPQEWEAMQALLVLETCMKNCGKRFHNEVGKFRFLNELIKVVSPKYLGSRSPEPVKKKVLELIFSWTVALPDEAKISDAYQMLKKQGIIKQDPELPADHLLPPPRPKNTIFEDEEKSKMLARLLNSSHPEDLKAANKLIKEMVQEDQKRTEKVTKRVNAIQEVKESVALLTQLLQEYDGAATSQSNGELIQDLYQRCEKMRPTLFRLASDTEDNDEALAEILQANDSLTHVINLYKQQVKGEIVNGNRPKQSEGGTALLDLSGLDTSPQSSPSFPEFPTPTDSLAAPSQEVGISLLDDELMSLGLSEGTHTSNPPSQPEDSTAWDSFQSSDSIDADIPAAPSLLLSPDPPTLSQPTLSGSTSGSSALDELDLLGKSLLQQSLPPEGLQVKWDKQQIKPTLRDLQSKSGSGLTPAPIPAFSAEPVHSPQPCTGATLLDMSPAHIETPPPPPEVTLTDVFVPLESIKPSSLLPVTVFDGHSLRVLFHFACDSPPSRPDVLVVIISMLSSAPVPVTGIHFQVTAPKTMAVKLQPPSGTELPAFNPILPPAAVTQILLLANPNKEKVQLQYGLTFTMGEQAHSESGSLEQFPPPDSWGNL